A DNA window from Brassica napus cultivar Da-Ae chromosome C1, Da-Ae, whole genome shotgun sequence contains the following coding sequences:
- the LOC106427927 gene encoding probable serine/threonine-protein kinase PBL1 isoform X1, with amino-acid sequence MVLGCFPLKGKKKRGSVSMKRLDLEESSRPIALPEPTPKVPSRNLQSAPPSFRTRAKTSNVEMSSRTRVMSAPSSIHGVAERDLLSHEEQETSPQPLPLPSPRTGSSLKNWGSFKSFNGSSGRLSAASAVSGPLPLPPSVSVRGFSYDEVVSACSAFATDRCVSEGLSSVMYMASFGDEAASTSSLKKVEATVVRLNVITQRIREFTNELNTLASLQHQNLCKLLGYHAREGSDTRMLVYERLALGSLDRLLHGRSDGPPLDWNTRMKIALCAAQGLTFLHEEGPFQAMYNEFSTANIQVDKDFSAKLSGYGCVGNTPPETETSNSSALANLSVETLERGVLTPKSNVWSYGVVLLEMLTGRKNMDGSYPKEERNLVKWSKAFVSDDCRLSLIMDPQLKGRFPAKAARSIADIAQRCLQVEPSERPTMRNIVDQLRVIQDMKYSCRFPLRGPAPVAVRKHMGRSSSLNTIVWTPGVAPPRSSFSPSPPAGRPSVSPTRGRGLVFPAVFP; translated from the exons ATGGTTTTAGGGTGTTTCCCtttgaaagggaagaagaaACGTGGCTCTGTCTCTATGAAACGGTTAGATCTTGAAGAAAGCAGCAGACCAATTGCTTTACCAGAGCCAACACCCAAGGTTCCAAGCCGTAATCTACAATCCGCTCCTCCGAGTTTCAGAACTAGAGCGAAGACCAGTAATGTCGAGATGAGCAGCAGGACGAGAGTGATGTCTGCTCCTTCGAGCATTCACGGTGTAGCTGAGAGGGATTTGCTTAGCCACGAGGAGCAAGAAACTAGCCCCCAGCCACTTCCGCTACCGTCTCCGAGGACTGGCTCCTCGTTGAAGAACTGGGGGAGTTTTAAATCGTTTAACGGAAGCAGCGGGAGGTTATCCGCGGCGTCTGCTGTCTCCGGACCGTTGCCTTTGCCGCCTAGTGTGTCTGTTAGAGGCTTCTCGTACGATGAAGTTGTGTCCGCTTGTAGCGCCTTTGCTACAGACAGATGTGTCTCCGAAGGTCTTTCATCTGTTATGTACATGGCTTCCTTTGGTGACGAGGCTGCTTCGACTTCGAGCTTAAAGAAGGTCGAAGCAACCGTTGTGAGACTTAACGTGATAACTCAG CGTATTAGAGAGTTTACTAATGAATTGAACACATTGGCGTCGCTGCAGCACCAGAATCTTTGTAAACTGTTAGGCTATCACGCACGTGAAGGATCCGACACGAGAATGTTGGTGTATGAGAGGCTTGCTCTTGGAAGCTTGGACAGGTTGCTACATGGGAGATCAGATGGTCCTCCGCTTGATTGGAACACTAGAATGAAGATTGCTCTATGTGCAGCTCAAGGTCTAACCTTCTTACACGAAGAAGGACCCTTTCAG GCGATGTACAACGAATTTTCAACTGCTAACATCCAAGTAGATAAAGACTTCAGCGCCAAGCTATCTGGATACGGTTGCGTAGGCAACACTCCTCCCGAGACAGAAACCTCTAACAGTTCAGCACTAGCTAACCTCTCAGTAGAGACACTAGAGAGAGGGGTTTTGACACCGAAGAGCAACGTGTGGAGCTACGGGGTAGTTCTGCTTGAGATGTTAACCGGTCGGAAAAACATGGACGGTTCATACCCTAAAGAAGAAAGGAACTTAGTGAAATGGAGCAAAGCTTTTGTATCAGACGACTGCAGGCTCTCTCTTATAATGGATCCTCAGCTCAAAGGTCGGTTTCCAGCGAAAGCGGCCAGGAGCATAGCGGACATAGCGCAGAGGTGTTTGCAAGTGGAGCCATCAGAGCGACCAACGATGAGAAATATTGTTGACCAGCTCAGGGTTATACAGGACATGAAGTACTCGTGTAGGTTCCCCTTACGGGGGCCTGCACCTGTTGCGGTGAGGAAACATATGGGAAGATCGAGCAGTCTCAACACTATTGTTTGGACGCCGGGTGTAGCGCCGCCTAGGTCTAGTTTTTCGCCGTCGCCACCAGCAGGACGACCGTCAGTTTCGCCTACAAGGGGACGGGGGTTGGTGTTCCCGGCGGTGTTTCCGTGA
- the LOC125580409 gene encoding TOM1-like protein 8 isoform X2 yields MVHPLVDRATSDMLIGPDWAMNLEICDMLNHEPGQYREVVSGVKKRLASRTTKVQLLALTLLETMINNCGELIHMQLAEKDILHKMVKMVKRKPNIQVKEKILILIDTWQESFSGPQGRHPQYYAAYQELLRAGIVFPQRPPQPTVSSGQTGPSTMYNQNARNARQEANDTSTESEFPTLSLTEIQNAKGIMDVLAEMLNAIDENNKEGLKQEVVVDLVSQCRTYKQRVVHLVNSTSDESLLCQGLALNDDLQRLLAKHESIASGNPTPEKGEKSKKQVAKEANQIIDVGSSETKDGSIVAVAPNGPKIDLLSGDDFETPNGENSLALVPLGPAQPSSPVPTPDNSMVLIDMLSDNNCESSTPTSSPHSHNQMVPQNYSNGFGQGSSGPVWNLQITQQPSSPAYGNQNQPFSPTFSPPISPHYGGQNNNVLALPPPPWEAQSPSSSPHYSPTHPMQVTQVVITTHTHQPLGYNPQGGSPHAFNNNPQGGSPYAINNNNNNMFGMLPPPMTGGHMQPLGHHNPAAMYGGYGGQPQPPQQYFGEQQMYGGYGGQPQPPQEHLVEQQMYGMSLQDNGANNANPYQVSSHSSGFNYQQPMMKPVNKKPEDKLFGDLVELSKSKKPTERAGSM; encoded by the exons ATGGTGCATCCTTTGGTTGATAGAGCCACAAGCGATATGCTTATTGGTCCTGACTGGGCCATGAACCTTGAGATATGTGACATGCTTAATCATGAGCCTGG GCAATATAGAGAAGTTGTGAGTGGAGTAAAGAAAAGGCTCGCTAGTAGGACTACCAAGGTTCAGCTTTTGGCTCTTACT TTGCTGGAGACAATGATCAACAATTGTGGGGAACTCATTCACATGCAACTTGCTGAAAAGGACATTCTTCataagatggtgaagatggtcAAAAGGAAG CCTAACATCCAAGTGAAGGAGAAGATATTGATACTTATAGATACTTGGCAAGAGAGCTTCTCAGGTCCTCAAGGAAGACATCCACAATATTATGCCGCATACCAAGAATTGTTG CGTGCAGGAATTGTATTCCCTCAAAGACCTCCTCAACCCACAGTTAGTTCAGGACAAACTGGTCCCTCGACAATGTATAATCAGAATGCTCGTAACGCTAGACAAGAAGCTAATGATACTTCCACAGAGTCAGAGTTTCCTACTTTGAG tcTGACAGAAATTCAAAATGCAAAAGGGATTATGGATGTCTTAGCTGAAATGTTGAACGCAATAGATGAAAACAACAAAGAG GGACTTAAACAAGAGGTTGTTGTAGATCTTGTTAGCCAATGTCGCACCTATAAACAAAGAGTAGTACACCTTGTAAACTCTACATC AGATGAATCGTTGCTTTGCCAAGGCCTAGCCTTAAATGATGATTTGCAACGGTTACTTGCGAAGCACGAATCCATCGCTTCTGGAAACCCTACGCCAGAAAAGggagaaaaatctaaaaaacaAGTTGCTAAGGAGGCAAATCAGATCATAGATGTTGGATCAAG TGAAACGAAAGATGGTAGTATTGTGGCTGTTGCACCAAATGGTCCAAAGATAGATCTTCTTAGTGGAGATGACTTTGAGACACCGAATGGAGAAAACTCACTGGCACTTGTTCCTCTTGGACCTGCACAACCAAGTAGTCCTGTACCAACACCAGATAACTCCATGGTCTTAATCGACATGTTATCAGATAATAACTGCGAAAGCTCTACTCCAACTTCGAGTCCACACTCGCATAATCAGATGGTGCCACAAAACTACTCAAATGGATTTGGACAAGGGTCATCTGGTCCTGTCTGGAATCTCCAAATTACCCAGCAACCATCTTCTCCTGCATACGGAAACCAAAACCAACCCTTTTCACCTACCTTTAGCCCGCCCATCTCACCGCACTATG GTGGACAAAACAACAATGTGTTAGcactaccaccaccaccatgGGAAGCTCAATCTCCAAGCTCTAGTCCTCACTACTCTCCTACTCACCCGATGCAAGTGACTCAAGTTGTCATCACCACGCACACTCATCAACCGCTAGGTTACAACCCTCAAGGTGGCTCTCCTCACGCTTTCAACAACAACCCTCAAGGTGGCTCTCCTTATGctatcaacaacaacaataataacaTGTTCGGTATGCTTCCCCCTCCAATGACAGGAGGCCACATGCAACCCTTAGGCCATCACAATCCTGCTGCCATGTACGGAGGCTATGGAGGACAGCCTCAGCCACCACAACAGTATTTTGGAGAACAACAAATGTACGGAGGCTACGGGGGACAACCTCAGCCACCTCAAGAGCATCTTGTAGAACAACAAATGTATGGAATGTCACTTCAAGACAATGGAGCCAACAATGCCAACCCCTACCAAGTGTCTTCTCATTCTTCGGGTTTTAATTATCAGCAACCAATGATGAAACCTGTGAACAAGAAACCAGAGGACAAGTTGTTTGGAGATCTTGTTGAACTCTCCAAGTCAAAGAAACCTACCGAACGAGCCGGTAGTATGTAA
- the LOC106427927 gene encoding probable serine/threonine-protein kinase PBL18 isoform X2, with the protein MVLGCFPLKGKKKRGSVSMKRLDLEESSRPIALPEPTPKVPSRNLQSAPPSFRTRAKTSNVEMSSRTRVMSAPSSIHGVAERDLLSHEEQETSPQPLPLPSPRTGSSLKNWGSFKSFNGSSGRLSAASAVSGPLPLPPSVSVRGFSYDEVVSACSAFATDRCVSEGLSSVMYMASFGDEAASTSSLKKVEATVVRLNVITQHQNLCKLLGYHAREGSDTRMLVYERLALGSLDRLLHGRSDGPPLDWNTRMKIALCAAQGLTFLHEEGPFQAMYNEFSTANIQVDKDFSAKLSGYGCVGNTPPETETSNSSALANLSVETLERGVLTPKSNVWSYGVVLLEMLTGRKNMDGSYPKEERNLVKWSKAFVSDDCRLSLIMDPQLKGRFPAKAARSIADIAQRCLQVEPSERPTMRNIVDQLRVIQDMKYSCRFPLRGPAPVAVRKHMGRSSSLNTIVWTPGVAPPRSSFSPSPPAGRPSVSPTRGRGLVFPAVFP; encoded by the exons ATGGTTTTAGGGTGTTTCCCtttgaaagggaagaagaaACGTGGCTCTGTCTCTATGAAACGGTTAGATCTTGAAGAAAGCAGCAGACCAATTGCTTTACCAGAGCCAACACCCAAGGTTCCAAGCCGTAATCTACAATCCGCTCCTCCGAGTTTCAGAACTAGAGCGAAGACCAGTAATGTCGAGATGAGCAGCAGGACGAGAGTGATGTCTGCTCCTTCGAGCATTCACGGTGTAGCTGAGAGGGATTTGCTTAGCCACGAGGAGCAAGAAACTAGCCCCCAGCCACTTCCGCTACCGTCTCCGAGGACTGGCTCCTCGTTGAAGAACTGGGGGAGTTTTAAATCGTTTAACGGAAGCAGCGGGAGGTTATCCGCGGCGTCTGCTGTCTCCGGACCGTTGCCTTTGCCGCCTAGTGTGTCTGTTAGAGGCTTCTCGTACGATGAAGTTGTGTCCGCTTGTAGCGCCTTTGCTACAGACAGATGTGTCTCCGAAGGTCTTTCATCTGTTATGTACATGGCTTCCTTTGGTGACGAGGCTGCTTCGACTTCGAGCTTAAAGAAGGTCGAAGCAACCGTTGTGAGACTTAACGTGATAACTCAG CACCAGAATCTTTGTAAACTGTTAGGCTATCACGCACGTGAAGGATCCGACACGAGAATGTTGGTGTATGAGAGGCTTGCTCTTGGAAGCTTGGACAGGTTGCTACATGGGAGATCAGATGGTCCTCCGCTTGATTGGAACACTAGAATGAAGATTGCTCTATGTGCAGCTCAAGGTCTAACCTTCTTACACGAAGAAGGACCCTTTCAG GCGATGTACAACGAATTTTCAACTGCTAACATCCAAGTAGATAAAGACTTCAGCGCCAAGCTATCTGGATACGGTTGCGTAGGCAACACTCCTCCCGAGACAGAAACCTCTAACAGTTCAGCACTAGCTAACCTCTCAGTAGAGACACTAGAGAGAGGGGTTTTGACACCGAAGAGCAACGTGTGGAGCTACGGGGTAGTTCTGCTTGAGATGTTAACCGGTCGGAAAAACATGGACGGTTCATACCCTAAAGAAGAAAGGAACTTAGTGAAATGGAGCAAAGCTTTTGTATCAGACGACTGCAGGCTCTCTCTTATAATGGATCCTCAGCTCAAAGGTCGGTTTCCAGCGAAAGCGGCCAGGAGCATAGCGGACATAGCGCAGAGGTGTTTGCAAGTGGAGCCATCAGAGCGACCAACGATGAGAAATATTGTTGACCAGCTCAGGGTTATACAGGACATGAAGTACTCGTGTAGGTTCCCCTTACGGGGGCCTGCACCTGTTGCGGTGAGGAAACATATGGGAAGATCGAGCAGTCTCAACACTATTGTTTGGACGCCGGGTGTAGCGCCGCCTAGGTCTAGTTTTTCGCCGTCGCCACCAGCAGGACGACCGTCAGTTTCGCCTACAAGGGGACGGGGGTTGGTGTTCCCGGCGGTGTTTCCGTGA
- the LOC106427928 gene encoding serine/threonine-protein kinase AtPK1/AtPK6: protein MVSSHLPVPNKTHKQQYLSLSPSVSLLKDDVELDFSDVFGPLPEEAGDVVSDEPAVIHTRSHSLVGPSSIGSHSFKLSKLTILETDDSVDLVECVEAESLKYEFSGTDETDSDGSAEKDLVVKVPGVVGLDDFEVMKVVGKGAFGKVYQVRKKETSEIFAMKVMRKDKIMEKNHAEYMKAERDILTKIDHPFIVQLKYSFQTKYRLYLVLDFINGGHLFFQLYHQRLFREDLARVYTAEIISAVSHLHEKGIMHRDLKPENILMDVDGHVMLTDFGLAKEFEENTRSNSMCGTTEYMAPEIVRGKGHDKAADWWSVGILLYEMLTGKPPFMGSRGKIEQKIVKDKIKLPQFLSSEAHSLLKGLLQKEPERRLGSGPSGAGEIKEHKWFKGMNWKKLEAREVKPSFKPEISGRQCIANFDKCWTEMSVLDSPANSPSSDPKANPFTNFTYVRPPPSFLQHM, encoded by the exons ATGGTCTCCTCTCACCTTCCTGTCCCAAACAAAACCCACAAACAGCAGTATTTGTCCCTCAGCCCTTCGGTTTCTTTATTGAAAGATGACGTTGAGCTTGATTTCTCTGATGTGTTTGGCCCTCTCCCTGAAGAGGCTGGAGATGTTGTCTCCGACGAGCCTGCTGTTATTCACACTCGGTCCCACTCTTTGGTTGGACCTTCTTCGATCGGGAGCCATTCTTTCAAGCTCAGCAAGCTCACCATACTAGAGACTGATGACTCTGTTGACTTGGTGGAGTGTGTTGAAGCTGAATCGTTGAAATATGAATTCTCTGGTACTGACGAGACTGACAGTGATGGATCTGCGGAGAAAGATTTGGTGGTGAAGGTCCCTGGTGTGGTTGGACTTGATGATTTTGAGGTTATGAAGGTTGTAGGGAAAGGTGCGTTTGGGAAAGTGTATCAGGTGAGGAAGAAGGAGACATCTGAGATATTTGCAATGAAGGTCATGAGGAAAGATAAGATTATGGAGAAGAACCATGCTGAGTACATGAAAGCTGAGCGAGATATTTTAACCAAGATTGATCATCCCTTCATTGTTCAACTTAAATACTCTTTTCAG ACTAAGTACAGGCTCTACCTTGTGCTAGACTTTATAAACGGAGGTCATCTCTTCTTCCAGCTCTATCATCAAAGGCTCTTTAG aGAGGACTTGGCTCGTGTGTACACTGCAGAGATCATCTCTGCAGTTTCTCATCTCCACGAGAAGGGGATAATGCATAGGgatctcaaacctgaaaacATTCTCATGGACGTAGATGGCCACGTGATGCTAACTGATTTTGGTTTAGCAAAGGAGTTTGAAGAGAACACAAGATCGAACTCCATGTGCGGGACTACTGAGTATATGGCACCTGAAATCGTTAGAGGAAAAGGTCATGATAAGGCTGCTGATTGGTGGAGCGTTGGGATTCTTCTCTATGAGATGCTCACAGGAAAG CCACCGTTTATGGGGAGCAGAGGGAAGATAGAGCAGAAAATTGTGAAGGACAAGATCAAGCTTCCGCAGTTTCTGTCTAGTGAGGCTCATTCCTTGCTGAAAGGG CTGCTACAAAAAGAGCCAGAGAGGAGACTTGGAAGTGGACCAAGCGGAGCAGGGGAGATAAAAGAGCACAAATGGTTCAAGGGAATGAACTGGAAGAAGCTGGAGGCAAGAGAGGTGAAGCCTAGTTTTAAGCCGGAGATATCGGGAAGACAGTGCATAGCGAATTTTGACAAGTGCTGGACTGAAATGTCTGTGTTGGACTCACCAGCAAACAGTCCAAGCTCGGATCCTAAGGCCAACCCTTTTACCAACTTCACATACGTGAGACCTCCTCCATCATTCCTTCAGCATATGTGA
- the LOC125580409 gene encoding TOM1-like protein 8 isoform X1 has translation MVHPLVDRATSDMLIGPDWAMNLEICDMLNHEPGQYREVVSGVKKRLASRTTKVQLLALTLLETMINNCGELIHMQLAEKDILHKMVKMVKRKPNIQVKEKILILIDTWQESFSGPQGRHPQYYAAYQELLRAGIVFPQRPPQPTVSSGQTGPSTMYNQNARNARQEANDTSTESEFPTLSLTEIQNAKGIMDVLAEMLNAIDENNKEGLKQEVVVDLVSQCRTYKQRVVHLVNSTSDESLLCQGLALNDDLQRLLAKHESIASGNPTPEKGEKSKKQVAKEANQIIDVGSSSETKDGSIVAVAPNGPKIDLLSGDDFETPNGENSLALVPLGPAQPSSPVPTPDNSMVLIDMLSDNNCESSTPTSSPHSHNQMVPQNYSNGFGQGSSGPVWNLQITQQPSSPAYGNQNQPFSPTFSPPISPHYGGQNNNVLALPPPPWEAQSPSSSPHYSPTHPMQVTQVVITTHTHQPLGYNPQGGSPHAFNNNPQGGSPYAINNNNNNMFGMLPPPMTGGHMQPLGHHNPAAMYGGYGGQPQPPQQYFGEQQMYGGYGGQPQPPQEHLVEQQMYGMSLQDNGANNANPYQVSSHSSGFNYQQPMMKPVNKKPEDKLFGDLVELSKSKKPTERAGSM, from the exons ATGGTGCATCCTTTGGTTGATAGAGCCACAAGCGATATGCTTATTGGTCCTGACTGGGCCATGAACCTTGAGATATGTGACATGCTTAATCATGAGCCTGG GCAATATAGAGAAGTTGTGAGTGGAGTAAAGAAAAGGCTCGCTAGTAGGACTACCAAGGTTCAGCTTTTGGCTCTTACT TTGCTGGAGACAATGATCAACAATTGTGGGGAACTCATTCACATGCAACTTGCTGAAAAGGACATTCTTCataagatggtgaagatggtcAAAAGGAAG CCTAACATCCAAGTGAAGGAGAAGATATTGATACTTATAGATACTTGGCAAGAGAGCTTCTCAGGTCCTCAAGGAAGACATCCACAATATTATGCCGCATACCAAGAATTGTTG CGTGCAGGAATTGTATTCCCTCAAAGACCTCCTCAACCCACAGTTAGTTCAGGACAAACTGGTCCCTCGACAATGTATAATCAGAATGCTCGTAACGCTAGACAAGAAGCTAATGATACTTCCACAGAGTCAGAGTTTCCTACTTTGAG tcTGACAGAAATTCAAAATGCAAAAGGGATTATGGATGTCTTAGCTGAAATGTTGAACGCAATAGATGAAAACAACAAAGAG GGACTTAAACAAGAGGTTGTTGTAGATCTTGTTAGCCAATGTCGCACCTATAAACAAAGAGTAGTACACCTTGTAAACTCTACATC AGATGAATCGTTGCTTTGCCAAGGCCTAGCCTTAAATGATGATTTGCAACGGTTACTTGCGAAGCACGAATCCATCGCTTCTGGAAACCCTACGCCAGAAAAGggagaaaaatctaaaaaacaAGTTGCTAAGGAGGCAAATCAGATCATAGATGTTGGATCAAG cAGTGAAACGAAAGATGGTAGTATTGTGGCTGTTGCACCAAATGGTCCAAAGATAGATCTTCTTAGTGGAGATGACTTTGAGACACCGAATGGAGAAAACTCACTGGCACTTGTTCCTCTTGGACCTGCACAACCAAGTAGTCCTGTACCAACACCAGATAACTCCATGGTCTTAATCGACATGTTATCAGATAATAACTGCGAAAGCTCTACTCCAACTTCGAGTCCACACTCGCATAATCAGATGGTGCCACAAAACTACTCAAATGGATTTGGACAAGGGTCATCTGGTCCTGTCTGGAATCTCCAAATTACCCAGCAACCATCTTCTCCTGCATACGGAAACCAAAACCAACCCTTTTCACCTACCTTTAGCCCGCCCATCTCACCGCACTATG GTGGACAAAACAACAATGTGTTAGcactaccaccaccaccatgGGAAGCTCAATCTCCAAGCTCTAGTCCTCACTACTCTCCTACTCACCCGATGCAAGTGACTCAAGTTGTCATCACCACGCACACTCATCAACCGCTAGGTTACAACCCTCAAGGTGGCTCTCCTCACGCTTTCAACAACAACCCTCAAGGTGGCTCTCCTTATGctatcaacaacaacaataataacaTGTTCGGTATGCTTCCCCCTCCAATGACAGGAGGCCACATGCAACCCTTAGGCCATCACAATCCTGCTGCCATGTACGGAGGCTATGGAGGACAGCCTCAGCCACCACAACAGTATTTTGGAGAACAACAAATGTACGGAGGCTACGGGGGACAACCTCAGCCACCTCAAGAGCATCTTGTAGAACAACAAATGTATGGAATGTCACTTCAAGACAATGGAGCCAACAATGCCAACCCCTACCAAGTGTCTTCTCATTCTTCGGGTTTTAATTATCAGCAACCAATGATGAAACCTGTGAACAAGAAACCAGAGGACAAGTTGTTTGGAGATCTTGTTGAACTCTCCAAGTCAAAGAAACCTACCGAACGAGCCGGTAGTATGTAA